One window from the genome of Bdellovibrio sp. NC01 encodes:
- a CDS encoding tail fiber domain-containing protein, whose protein sequence is MMKSFFFLLLTLPSLAMAASPSPGGLFTYEGVLTDTSGTPITTSKVVTFQILYSSCVAFEETQNVTPGSNGEFSVIIGSGTRQDSTGNTAELIFASSGTINCSNSSAVTVSTAANRSLHIKVDSSDLSPDVTITNVPTAVRAMVADKLGSKSASDLVAKADVPTCAAGEYLTYSGSGFVCTPFVSNAGTVTSVTSSSPVITVANNTTTPTLTVATATGSTSGFLTATDWNTFNSKMGTALDAGKIYVGNAANTATAVPVSGDATLSSSGALTLASAGTAGSYYKVTTDAKGRVISGSTALIASDIPSLDWSKITSGKPTTLSGYGITDSVINNGGTPSIQSGLDSAKPASPSTGAIYFATDTKVIYQYNSSAWVVISSSGGGGTISGVTAGTGLTGGGSTGSVTLSLANTAVTAGSYTRANITVDAQGRITAATNGSLVNLISDVSGTLPVANGGTGASTSTAAFNNLSPLTTKGDLLARDSTGAVRFPAGVDGQVLTSSSVSSSGLAWTTLSLAPTGTASGDLSGTYPSPTVAKISGVPVNYGTLSASQFLKYNGTNWTNVSLSTADLADAASIIKSSQMPGNCSSSQTLTFSSPTGTWVCSTITVSPSAFASQPANTVLIAPNGAAGTPSFRTLVATDLPVGGYDATYFKLGGQSFGASALLGTIDAYPVSILTGNKKAITTTPTSGFVGIGPDAVAGPTYPLDVTGTQTTSNIISATHYSDTTLGATLGGKKARGTPTTPTSPVTGDTLTGLYAYGYRSGSAFTYPSAAIEMNATENYGSSTGGADMSFKTMINGSGGTLSGAFTRMYIANDGKVGVGTTTPAARLHVVETGTLPYPFAVSSAQTVTGIRLENTNSTTYNWTMAAVNDGGYIIKDINAGVERFRIQPSGNVGIGTSSPTALFTVNGTALGTAWTTSSDVRLKENIVEIENPLEKILQLRGVEFDWRKDVNQPTTHERTHDIGVIAQEVEKQFPEAVETPKDGGFKTVAYSKLVSPLIGAVKELYARLTGVSEVQSTQARAIASLEEKTQQLEEANAAKDKEIQALKSYLCAKDPSAPICK, encoded by the coding sequence ATGATGAAGTCATTCTTTTTCCTCCTTCTGACTTTACCTTCATTGGCTATGGCAGCTTCGCCAAGCCCTGGTGGTCTATTCACCTATGAAGGTGTCTTGACTGATACCAGTGGCACTCCGATCACGACTTCAAAAGTCGTTACGTTCCAAATTCTTTATTCTTCGTGCGTAGCCTTTGAAGAAACGCAAAACGTGACACCAGGATCGAATGGTGAATTCAGTGTGATTATCGGTAGCGGTACACGCCAAGATAGCACCGGCAACACGGCCGAGCTGATCTTCGCTTCTTCTGGCACGATCAACTGTTCAAATTCATCTGCAGTCACCGTTTCAACGGCGGCCAATCGCAGTCTGCACATCAAAGTAGACAGCTCTGATTTAAGTCCCGACGTGACGATTACGAATGTGCCAACGGCCGTTCGTGCAATGGTCGCTGATAAGTTAGGCTCGAAGTCTGCAAGTGATCTTGTCGCAAAAGCAGATGTTCCGACGTGTGCGGCTGGCGAGTATTTAACTTATTCTGGTTCTGGTTTTGTTTGTACGCCGTTTGTTTCAAATGCTGGAACTGTAACGAGTGTGACTTCTTCTTCGCCAGTCATCACAGTTGCCAACAACACGACGACTCCGACTTTGACTGTGGCAACAGCCACGGGATCTACTTCAGGATTTTTGACAGCGACGGATTGGAATACTTTTAATTCTAAAATGGGTACAGCTCTTGATGCTGGTAAAATTTATGTCGGTAATGCTGCTAATACCGCAACCGCGGTTCCCGTGAGTGGCGATGCAACCCTTTCAAGTTCGGGTGCCTTGACACTCGCATCTGCGGGCACAGCGGGCTCTTATTATAAAGTAACAACAGATGCGAAAGGTCGTGTGATCTCTGGCTCGACAGCGTTAATTGCTTCTGACATTCCCTCATTGGATTGGTCAAAAATCACTTCGGGGAAACCGACAACATTAAGTGGTTATGGCATCACAGATAGCGTGATTAATAATGGCGGCACACCGTCGATTCAATCAGGTCTTGATTCTGCAAAACCGGCTTCGCCTTCTACGGGCGCGATTTACTTCGCTACAGATACGAAAGTTATTTATCAGTATAATTCGAGCGCTTGGGTTGTTATCTCCTCTTCAGGAGGTGGTGGCACGATTTCTGGCGTCACTGCAGGAACTGGTTTAACTGGTGGCGGGTCAACGGGTTCCGTGACATTGAGTCTTGCAAACACTGCGGTGACGGCGGGATCTTATACTCGTGCTAATATTACGGTGGATGCTCAAGGTCGTATTACGGCAGCAACAAATGGTTCACTTGTTAATTTAATTTCCGATGTTTCTGGCACTCTGCCTGTAGCAAATGGCGGTACGGGCGCTTCGACATCAACAGCTGCGTTTAATAATTTATCTCCGTTAACAACGAAAGGCGATTTATTAGCGCGTGATTCAACAGGCGCGGTGCGCTTCCCTGCTGGCGTTGATGGTCAGGTTTTAACTTCAAGCTCTGTATCCTCTTCAGGTCTTGCATGGACAACTCTTTCGTTAGCTCCGACGGGAACTGCAAGTGGTGATTTGAGTGGTACGTACCCGTCACCAACAGTCGCAAAAATAAGTGGCGTGCCTGTTAACTATGGAACGTTATCAGCCAGTCAGTTTCTAAAATACAATGGTACAAATTGGACGAACGTTTCTTTGTCGACGGCAGATCTGGCTGACGCGGCTTCTATTATTAAATCCAGTCAAATGCCTGGCAACTGTTCGTCCTCTCAGACGTTGACGTTCTCATCACCAACAGGAACGTGGGTGTGCTCAACGATCACGGTCTCACCTTCGGCGTTTGCTTCTCAACCGGCGAACACTGTTTTGATCGCGCCAAATGGCGCGGCTGGCACTCCGTCATTCCGTACGTTGGTAGCAACAGATTTACCTGTGGGTGGTTATGACGCCACTTACTTTAAATTAGGTGGTCAATCCTTTGGTGCTTCGGCGTTACTTGGTACAATTGATGCGTACCCAGTTAGTATTCTTACAGGAAATAAAAAAGCCATCACCACAACGCCGACCTCTGGTTTTGTCGGCATTGGTCCTGATGCAGTGGCTGGTCCGACATATCCATTAGATGTGACTGGAACTCAAACCACTTCGAATATTATTTCTGCGACTCACTATTCAGATACAACCCTTGGCGCAACTCTGGGTGGTAAAAAAGCTCGTGGCACACCTACGACGCCAACCTCCCCTGTTACGGGTGACACTCTGACGGGTCTTTATGCTTATGGCTATCGCTCTGGCAGTGCGTTCACTTATCCATCTGCTGCAATTGAAATGAATGCAACAGAAAACTATGGCTCCTCTACAGGTGGCGCCGACATGTCATTTAAAACAATGATTAATGGAAGCGGTGGAACTTTAAGCGGGGCCTTCACTCGAATGTACATTGCGAATGATGGTAAAGTGGGTGTCGGCACAACAACTCCGGCTGCACGACTTCATGTTGTTGAAACGGGCACTCTTCCCTATCCATTCGCTGTTTCATCAGCACAAACTGTGACAGGAATTCGTTTAGAAAATACCAACTCCACAACCTATAATTGGACTATGGCTGCGGTGAACGATGGTGGCTACATCATCAAAGATATTAATGCGGGCGTTGAACGTTTCCGCATTCAGCCTTCTGGCAACGTGGGTATTGGTACAAGCTCCCCAACTGCACTTTTCACAGTGAATGGAACAGCACTTGGAACGGCTTGGACAACATCTTCGGATGTGCGTTTAAAAGAAAATATCGTGGAAATCGAAAATCCACTCGAAAAAATTCTACAACTTCGCGGAGTTGAATTCGATTGGCGCAAAGACGTTAATCAACCAACCACTCACGAACGTACTCATGATATTGGTGTGATCGCACAAGAAGTTGAAAAGCAATTCCCAGAAGCCGTCGAAACACCAAAGGATGGCGGCTTCAAAACTGTTGCTTATTCGAAGCTCGTCTCGCCACTCATCGGTGCAGTGAAAGAGCTTTATGCGCGCTTAACTGGTGTCAGTGAAGTTCAATCAACTCAAGCTCGTGCAATTGCGTCTCTTGAAGAAAAAACGCAACAGCTTGAAGAAGCCAATGCCGCTAAAGACAAAGAGATCCAAGCGTTGAAGTCTTATCTGTGTGCGAAGGACCCTTCGGCACCAATCTGTAAGTAA